One segment of Magnetospirillum sp. 15-1 DNA contains the following:
- a CDS encoding site-specific DNA-methyltransferase, which translates to MTQPFPDTVEAWPIDRLIPYGRNARTHSDGQVAQIAASMVEFGWTNPVLADSRGNVIAGHGRLAAAKSLGLDTVPVVILDHLSEAQRRAYILADNKLALNAGWDDETLAAELHALNAEGYDLDLIGFSEEELDALMAPLDDEGDGQGEGDEDEIPEPPVDPVTRPGDLWILGRHRLLCGDSTVATDVERLLAGATPHLMVTDPPYGVEYDPTWRNEAGVSSSARTGKVANDDRADWREAWALFPGEVAYVWHAAIFAKVVAESLEANDFKIRAQIIWSKNRFVLGRGDYHWMHEPCIYAVRKTGTGHWQGARDQATVWAIGNNGDEDEATVHGTQKPVECMRRPILNNSAEGDSVYEPFAGSGTTVVAAETTGRICFAMELNPAYADVIIGRWQKLTGQKAVLDGDGRSFEELAAGKAVSAG; encoded by the coding sequence ATGACCCAACCGTTTCCCGACACGGTCGAGGCTTGGCCCATCGACCGGCTGATCCCCTATGGCCGCAATGCGCGGACCCATTCGGACGGGCAGGTCGCTCAGATCGCCGCCAGCATGGTCGAGTTCGGCTGGACCAACCCGGTTCTGGCCGACAGCCGGGGCAACGTCATCGCCGGGCATGGCCGACTGGCCGCCGCCAAATCCCTGGGCCTGGATACGGTGCCGGTGGTGATTCTCGATCATCTGAGCGAAGCCCAGCGCCGCGCCTACATCCTGGCCGACAATAAGCTGGCGCTGAATGCCGGCTGGGACGACGAGACTCTGGCGGCGGAACTGCACGCGCTGAATGCCGAGGGCTATGACCTCGACCTTATCGGTTTCTCGGAAGAGGAACTGGATGCCCTGATGGCTCCCCTCGACGACGAGGGCGACGGCCAGGGAGAAGGTGACGAAGACGAGATCCCCGAACCGCCCGTCGATCCGGTGACGCGGCCGGGCGATTTGTGGATCTTGGGCCGCCACCGCCTGCTGTGCGGCGACAGCACCGTCGCCACCGATGTGGAGCGTCTGCTGGCCGGAGCCACGCCGCACCTGATGGTGACCGACCCGCCTTACGGGGTGGAATACGATCCCACTTGGCGGAACGAAGCCGGGGTGTCGTCCTCGGCCCGCACCGGCAAGGTCGCCAATGATGACCGCGCCGATTGGCGGGAAGCCTGGGCGCTATTTCCCGGAGAAGTGGCCTATGTCTGGCACGCCGCGATCTTCGCCAAGGTGGTGGCCGAGAGCCTGGAAGCCAACGATTTCAAAATCCGCGCCCAGATCATCTGGTCGAAGAATCGCTTCGTCCTGGGCCGCGGCGACTACCACTGGATGCACGAACCCTGCATTTATGCTGTGCGCAAGACCGGCACCGGCCATTGGCAGGGGGCGCGGGATCAGGCCACCGTCTGGGCCATCGGCAACAACGGTGATGAGGACGAGGCCACGGTTCATGGTACCCAGAAGCCGGTGGAATGCATGCGCCGCCCGATCCTCAACAACAGCGCCGAGGGCGATTCGGTCTACGAGCCTTTCGCGGGCAGTGGCACCACGGTGGTCGCCGCCGAGACCACGGGTCGCATCTGCTTTGCAATGGAACTGAACCCGGCCTATGCCGACGTGATTATCGGCCGCTGGCAGAAGCTGACCGGCCAGAAGGCCGTGCTGGACGGCGATGGCCGGAGCTTCGAGGAACTCGCCGCCGGGAAGGCAGTCAGCGCAGGGTAA
- a CDS encoding S49 family peptidase, with product MTDLPHLAARLYGTPLLVARSKLDVILGALGPRLAGQSISFDGDTAPSADVAVTLDGIAIVPAIGTLVARSGYLGAASGLTAYSDIADAIEAAATDPGIRAILLDVDSSGGEVGGLFDLVDHIQAIRAQCGKPIWAVADEAALSAAYAIACTADRLYVTQTGEVGSVGVVAIHVDESAADAQAGRAWSFIHAGAAKVDGNPHQPLSDTARATLQADVDALYGKFTTLVAERRRLSPDAVRATEAAVYRGDQAVAAKLADKVGTLRVALADLGAVLARPTVSRPIAARKEVPMSEPQGEIPVIAAVPQPPAQPNADLEQRLRAEYAEISAISAQAARLGVTIDPAEAMAKGIRPEALRRTVLDQLAERSDATDVVAAAPAGAAPKADTESPIVRRAREAAARK from the coding sequence ATGACGGACCTCCCTCATCTCGCGGCTCGCCTGTATGGGACGCCGCTGCTGGTCGCCCGCAGTAAGCTGGATGTGATCCTGGGTGCTCTCGGCCCCCGGCTGGCTGGGCAGTCCATCTCCTTCGACGGCGATACGGCTCCGTCCGCCGATGTGGCGGTGACGCTCGATGGCATCGCCATCGTGCCGGCGATCGGCACCCTGGTGGCGCGCTCGGGCTACCTGGGCGCCGCCAGCGGCCTCACCGCCTATTCCGACATCGCCGATGCCATTGAGGCGGCGGCCACTGATCCCGGCATCCGCGCCATCCTGCTGGATGTGGACTCTTCCGGTGGCGAGGTCGGCGGCCTGTTCGATCTGGTCGACCACATCCAGGCCATCCGCGCCCAGTGTGGCAAACCCATCTGGGCGGTGGCCGACGAGGCGGCGCTGTCGGCGGCCTACGCCATCGCCTGCACCGCCGACCGCCTCTACGTCACCCAGACCGGTGAGGTCGGCTCGGTCGGGGTGGTCGCCATCCATGTGGACGAATCCGCTGCCGATGCCCAGGCCGGGCGAGCCTGGAGCTTCATCCATGCCGGGGCGGCGAAGGTGGATGGCAATCCCCATCAGCCGCTGTCGGACACCGCCCGCGCCACGCTCCAGGCCGATGTCGATGCCTTGTACGGAAAATTCACCACCCTGGTGGCCGAGCGGCGGCGGTTGTCCCCCGACGCCGTGCGGGCCACCGAGGCTGCGGTCTATCGCGGCGACCAGGCGGTCGCCGCCAAGCTGGCCGACAAGGTCGGCACCCTGCGTGTCGCCCTGGCTGATCTTGGTGCCGTGCTGGCCCGACCCACCGTTTCCCGTCCCATCGCCGCCCGAAAGGAAGTCCCGATGTCCGAACCCCAGGGGGAAATCCCCGTGATCGCTGCGGTACCGCAGCCGCCCGCCCAGCCCAACGCCGATCTGGAGCAGCGCCTGCGGGCCGAATATGCCGAGATCAGCGCCATTTCTGCCCAAGCCGCTCGCCTGGGCGTGACCATCGATCCGGCGGAAGCCATGGCCAAGGGTATCCGCCCCGAGGCCCTGCGCCGCACCGTGCTGGATCAACTGGCCGAGCGTTCCGATGCCACCGACGTGGTCGCCGCCGCTCCGGCGGGTGCGGCCCCCAAGGCGGACACAGAAAGCCCCATCGTCCGGCGTGCCCGTGAAGCCGCCGCCCGGAAATAA
- a CDS encoding DUF3489 domain-containing protein, which yields MSLSDTQAIILSTACAREGGFLLPITAALKGGAVKMVLTSLIKKELAEEIPAEPGMPVWREDEDGIPFTLRATPAAYTALGMMADTGAATAPEEEPATDMADQPETAPTEADGANTPRKTRQGTKQEALITMLKGPEGASIDEITAEFGWANHTIRGAIAGALKKKLGLTITSEKVDGRGRTYKIAE from the coding sequence ATGTCGTTGTCCGATACCCAAGCCATCATCCTGTCCACCGCCTGCGCCCGCGAAGGCGGTTTCCTGCTGCCCATCACCGCCGCCTTGAAGGGGGGCGCGGTGAAGATGGTACTGACCAGCCTGATCAAGAAGGAACTGGCCGAGGAGATTCCCGCCGAACCCGGTATGCCGGTCTGGCGCGAGGACGAGGACGGGATCCCGTTCACCTTGCGGGCCACGCCTGCCGCCTACACCGCGTTGGGCATGATGGCCGACACGGGCGCGGCCACCGCCCCGGAAGAAGAACCGGCGACGGACATGGCCGACCAGCCGGAAACCGCGCCCACGGAGGCCGACGGCGCGAATACGCCGCGCAAGACCCGCCAGGGGACGAAGCAGGAAGCCCTGATCACCATGCTGAAGGGGCCTGAAGGGGCCAGCATCGACGAGATTACTGCAGAATTTGGCTGGGCGAATCATACGATTCGCGGGGCCATTGCCGGGGCCTTGAAGAAGAAGCTGGGCCTGACGATCACCAGCGAGAAGGTCGATGGGCGCGGTCGCACCTATAAAATCGCCGAGTAG
- a CDS encoding HU family DNA-binding protein translates to MSKSALSKSVREATGCTVAQADAAVDAVLNTIVEGVKTDGNFRLIGFGTFAKSERAARQGRNPKTGEAIDISASTSIKFSTAAALKKSL, encoded by the coding sequence ATGTCCAAGTCCGCCCTGTCAAAGTCCGTCCGCGAGGCCACCGGTTGCACCGTCGCCCAGGCCGATGCCGCCGTTGACGCAGTGTTGAACACCATCGTCGAAGGCGTGAAGACCGACGGCAACTTCCGCCTGATCGGCTTCGGCACCTTCGCCAAGTCGGAACGCGCCGCACGTCAGGGCCGCAATCCGAAGACCGGCGAGGCCATCGACATCTCCGCCTCGACGAGCATCAAGTTCAGCACGGCGGCGGCTTTGAAGAAGTCGCTGTAA
- a CDS encoding phage terminase large subunit family protein, whose amino-acid sequence MSLQTSSRTSGEFDGAELILSAWSDGMRPDPLLTVSEWADQHRVLSSRASAEPGRYRTNRTPYLREIMDCLSPSHPCRRVVFMKGAQVGATEAGNNFLGFIIHHAPGPVLAVQPTVEMAKRNSRQRIDTLIDESPILRERVKPARSRDAGNTMLSKDFPGGTLVMTGANSAVGLRSMPARYLFLDEVDAYPASADEEGDPVALACARMATFAHRAKAFLASTPTIRGLSRIEREYEASDQRRFFVPCPHCGAMQWLKFERLKWDKGQPASVHYRCESCDQPITESAKATMLAAGVWRATAVAEDPGTVGFHISALYSPPGWQSWESIARMWETAQGNDDALRVFRNTVLGETWVESGEAPDWQRLYDRRETWTNGTVPAGGLFLTAGADVQKDRIEIDVWAWGRGLESWLIDHIVIDGGPEHAETWAALERVLGQTWTHASGAALKIARLAIDSGYESSAVYTWARQMGVGQVSPIKGVEGFNRSSPVSGPTFVDATEGGKKVRRGARLWTVAVSTFKSETYRFLRLERPTDEELAEGSRYPAGTVHLPSWAESEWCKQFVAEQLVTVKNRRGFTKLEWQKLRERNEALDCRVYARAAVWIVGADRWSEAKWRDLEAQIGPSKTVQPEETQAGQIRRTVRRPRRIIKFSGMH is encoded by the coding sequence ATGAGCTTGCAGACATCAAGCCGGACTTCCGGTGAGTTCGACGGCGCGGAGCTGATTCTGTCGGCCTGGAGCGACGGAATGCGGCCCGACCCGCTGCTGACGGTGTCGGAATGGGCCGACCAGCACCGGGTCCTGTCGTCGCGCGCTTCCGCCGAACCAGGCCGCTATCGCACCAATCGCACGCCGTATTTGCGCGAGATCATGGATTGCCTGTCGCCGTCGCATCCCTGCCGGCGGGTGGTGTTCATGAAGGGCGCCCAGGTCGGTGCCACCGAGGCCGGCAACAACTTCCTCGGCTTCATCATCCACCACGCCCCTGGTCCGGTGCTGGCGGTACAGCCCACCGTCGAGATGGCCAAGCGCAACTCGCGCCAGCGCATCGACACCCTGATCGACGAAAGTCCCATCCTGCGGGAACGGGTCAAGCCGGCCCGCTCGCGCGACGCCGGCAACACCATGCTGTCGAAGGACTTCCCCGGCGGCACATTGGTGATGACCGGGGCCAACAGCGCGGTGGGCCTGCGCTCCATGCCCGCCCGCTACCTGTTTCTCGACGAGGTCGATGCCTATCCGGCTTCCGCCGACGAGGAAGGCGACCCGGTGGCGCTGGCCTGCGCCCGCATGGCCACCTTCGCCCACCGGGCCAAGGCGTTCCTGGCCTCGACGCCGACCATCCGGGGGCTGTCCAGGATCGAGCGGGAATACGAGGCCTCCGATCAGCGCCGTTTCTTCGTGCCGTGCCCCCATTGCGGCGCGATGCAGTGGCTGAAGTTCGAGCGGCTGAAATGGGACAAGGGCCAGCCGGCCTCCGTCCATTACCGGTGCGAGTCCTGCGACCAGCCGATCACCGAATCGGCCAAGGCCACCATGCTGGCGGCAGGAGTGTGGCGGGCGACGGCGGTGGCCGAGGATCCCGGCACCGTCGGCTTCCACATCTCGGCCCTCTACTCGCCGCCGGGCTGGCAATCCTGGGAGAGCATCGCCCGCATGTGGGAAACAGCCCAGGGCAATGACGACGCGCTCAGGGTATTTCGCAACACCGTCCTGGGCGAGACCTGGGTCGAGAGCGGCGAGGCACCCGATTGGCAGCGCCTCTACGACCGCCGCGAAACTTGGACCAACGGCACCGTGCCCGCTGGCGGGTTGTTCCTCACCGCCGGTGCCGACGTGCAGAAGGACCGCATCGAGATCGATGTCTGGGCCTGGGGCCGTGGCCTCGAAAGCTGGCTGATCGATCACATCGTCATCGACGGCGGGCCGGAACATGCCGAGACCTGGGCTGCGCTGGAGCGGGTGCTGGGGCAAACCTGGACCCATGCCAGCGGCGCGGCCCTGAAGATCGCCCGCCTCGCCATCGACTCCGGCTACGAATCCTCGGCGGTCTACACCTGGGCTCGCCAGATGGGCGTCGGCCAGGTCTCGCCCATCAAGGGCGTCGAGGGCTTCAACCGCTCCAGCCCGGTGTCGGGGCCGACCTTTGTGGACGCTACCGAGGGCGGCAAGAAAGTGCGCCGTGGTGCCCGCCTCTGGACGGTGGCGGTGTCCACCTTCAAGTCGGAGACCTATCGCTTCCTGCGGCTGGAACGGCCCACCGACGAGGAATTGGCCGAAGGAAGCCGTTACCCGGCCGGAACGGTGCATCTGCCATCGTGGGCGGAGTCCGAGTGGTGCAAGCAGTTCGTCGCCGAGCAGTTGGTGACGGTCAAGAACCGCCGCGGCTTCACCAAGCTGGAATGGCAGAAGCTGCGCGAACGCAACGAGGCGCTGGATTGCCGGGTCTATGCCCGCGCCGCCGTCTGGATCGTCGGTGCCGACCGCTGGTCGGAGGCCAAGTGGCGGGATCTGGAAGCCCAGATTGGCCCGTCCAAGACGGTTCAACCCGAAGAAACCCAGGCGGGCCAGATCCGCCGCACCGTTCGTCGCCCACGGCGCATCATCAAGTTCAGCGGAATGCACTGA
- a CDS encoding elements of external origin: protein MGLSIRAYARHRGVSHVSVLRAAKAGRISQEPDGTIDPAKADAAWDVQTDPARKAPAPAPEKATPIPLSPPSVPSAAPLPSPQRDSLPSTGTNFTQARTAHEVAKAQKARIQVQRLKDEVIDRANALALVFKLARQERDAWVGWPARVAGLMAAEAGLDPHVMQVLLETHVRAHLNELADIKPDFR from the coding sequence ATGGGACTGTCGATACGCGCCTATGCGCGGCATCGCGGGGTCAGTCACGTCTCGGTGCTGCGGGCCGCCAAGGCTGGACGCATTTCCCAGGAGCCGGACGGCACCATCGACCCGGCCAAGGCCGATGCCGCCTGGGATGTCCAGACCGATCCGGCCCGCAAGGCTCCGGCACCTGCGCCGGAGAAGGCCACACCGATTCCGTTATCGCCGCCTTCGGTACCGTCAGCCGCACCACTTCCGTCACCCCAGCGTGATTCCCTGCCCTCGACAGGCACCAATTTCACCCAGGCCCGTACCGCTCACGAGGTGGCCAAGGCCCAGAAAGCCCGCATCCAGGTCCAGCGCCTCAAGGATGAGGTCATCGATCGCGCCAATGCCCTGGCCCTGGTGTTCAAGCTGGCCCGCCAGGAACGCGACGCCTGGGTTGGCTGGCCCGCCCGTGTCGCCGGGTTGATGGCGGCGGAGGCCGGGCTGGACCCGCATGTGATGCAGGTTTTGCTGGAAACCCACGTCAGGGCGCATCTGAATGAGCTTGCAGACATCAAGCCGGACTTCCGGTGA
- a CDS encoding phage portal protein, whose product MLSAFRRKVGALIGGFEAAQGSRRLKGFQPSRAHVNTLIAAAGSDITARARHLVRNNGYALNAAESWTGNVVGTGIKPSSLIADKDLKTRVQQLWLAWTDESDAEGLTDFYGQQRRAAREVFIAGEVFFRLRPRRPEDGLTVPLQLQMLPSEMLPLTRTEILPNGNTIRQGIEFDRIGRRVAYHFLRRHPGDLTDPGLAGETVRVPAAEIIHVIDPVESGQLRGVSRLAPAIVKLFLLDQYDDAELERKKIAAMYAMFVTSPAPADVIDLVPADDGSGDRIVEVQPGQVVPLEPGEQIQTSAPADVGGSYEPFEYRTLLQISAATGIPYAYLSNDMLKANYSNSRMALLEFRRRVEAWQHSVMVHQMCRKVWQRWLDVAVLSGALEIPGYERNRAAFIACSWLPPKWDWVDPLKDAKAEIEQIDAGLKSRTQALAERGYDAEQVDAEIAADKAREQQLGLSFGATPPAAPTHDTSPISRRMDMSERAFSIDTVSEVTGISRANLHQMICRRHFVPIHSTRNGVARDFTLRDMVHLAVISDLRSIGIDLRRAVNMVGSSADGTAGRDIVTCRSGDIEITVDVARIADRVRDRMAGERS is encoded by the coding sequence ATGCTGTCGGCCTTCCGGCGAAAGGTAGGTGCCCTGATCGGCGGCTTCGAGGCCGCCCAGGGCAGCCGTCGGCTCAAGGGCTTCCAGCCCAGCCGCGCCCACGTCAACACCCTGATCGCCGCCGCCGGGTCGGACATCACGGCGCGCGCCCGCCATCTGGTTCGCAACAACGGCTATGCCCTCAATGCCGCCGAAAGCTGGACCGGCAATGTCGTCGGCACCGGCATCAAGCCGTCGTCGCTGATCGCCGACAAGGATCTGAAGACCCGGGTGCAGCAGCTCTGGCTGGCCTGGACCGATGAATCCGATGCCGAGGGCCTGACCGATTTCTACGGCCAGCAGCGCCGCGCCGCCCGCGAGGTGTTCATCGCAGGCGAAGTGTTCTTCCGCCTGCGCCCGCGTCGCCCCGAGGACGGCCTGACGGTGCCGTTGCAACTTCAGATGTTGCCCTCCGAGATGTTGCCGCTGACCCGAACCGAGATCCTTCCCAACGGCAACACTATCCGCCAGGGGATCGAGTTCGACCGCATCGGGCGGCGGGTGGCCTATCACTTCCTGCGCCGCCACCCCGGTGATCTCACCGATCCCGGTCTGGCCGGCGAGACGGTGCGGGTGCCGGCCGCCGAGATCATCCATGTCATCGACCCGGTGGAATCCGGCCAGTTGCGCGGGGTGTCGCGGCTAGCCCCGGCCATCGTCAAGCTGTTCCTGCTCGACCAGTACGACGACGCCGAACTGGAACGCAAGAAGATCGCGGCCATGTACGCCATGTTCGTGACCTCTCCGGCCCCCGCTGACGTGATCGACTTAGTGCCCGCCGATGACGGTTCCGGCGACCGCATTGTCGAGGTTCAGCCCGGCCAGGTGGTGCCGCTGGAGCCGGGCGAGCAGATCCAGACCTCGGCTCCCGCCGATGTCGGTGGATCGTATGAGCCGTTCGAGTATCGGACGCTGCTGCAGATCTCCGCCGCCACCGGCATCCCCTACGCCTATCTGTCCAACGACATGCTGAAGGCCAATTACTCCAACTCGCGCATGGCCCTGCTGGAGTTCCGCCGCCGGGTCGAGGCATGGCAGCACTCGGTGATGGTCCACCAGATGTGCAGGAAAGTGTGGCAGCGCTGGTTGGATGTGGCCGTGCTGTCCGGGGCGCTCGAGATTCCCGGATATGAGCGCAACCGCGCAGCCTTTATCGCCTGCTCCTGGCTGCCGCCGAAATGGGACTGGGTCGATCCGCTGAAGGATGCCAAGGCCGAGATCGAGCAGATCGACGCAGGGCTGAAAAGCCGGACTCAGGCATTGGCCGAACGCGGCTACGACGCCGAGCAGGTGGATGCCGAGATCGCCGCCGATAAGGCCCGCGAACAGCAGCTGGGGCTGTCGTTTGGCGCCACGCCGCCGGCAGCTCCCACCCATGACACCAGCCCCATCAGCCGGAGGATGGATATGAGCGAACGCGCCTTCAGTATCGACACCGTCAGTGAGGTGACGGGGATTTCACGAGCGAACCTCCACCAGATGATTTGCCGCCGGCATTTCGTGCCCATCCACAGCACTCGAAATGGCGTTGCTCGTGACTTCACGCTGCGGGACATGGTGCATCTCGCCGTCATTTCCGATCTGCGCTCCATCGGCATCGATCTCAGGCGGGCGGTGAATATGGTCGGCTCCTCGGCTGATGGCACAGCAGGGCGGGATATTGTCACCTGCCGCAGCGGCGATATCGAAATCACCGTCGATGTCGCCCGCATCGCCGACCGTGTCCGCGACCGGATGGCGGGGGAGCGGTCATGA